The sequence AAAGACTGTACTTGATGTTGGCTGCGGTACGGGGGTTTCTGCTTTCATTGTTCTGAAACACGGAGCACAGAAGGTTGTTTGTGGCGATATATCAGAATATATGCTGAATAAGTGTGAAAATAAAGCAGAGGAACTCGGATACAACAACGGGCAGATTGAGTATATAAAACTTGATTCCGATTCTCTTCCATTTGAGAATGATTCCTTTGACATTGTGATTTCATCTATGTTATTGGGGCTTGTGCCAAATCAGGAGAAGGTAATTAAGGAAATGGTCAGAGTTCTGAAACCCGAAGGAATGATAAATATTGCTACTCACGGCCCCGGCTTATATCAAGAAGCTATAGAGACTGCTTTGTGGACTTTACCTAAACTACCTGCATTGGGTTATAGACTGGAATATTGGCCCAGAGATGAAAGGTACTTAGAGCAAGTGTTTCGGGAATTGAAATTGGATTATATTTCTACCCGGAGGATAACATGGAAAGAAAGCTTTAAAAGCGGACTTGCGGCCTATGATTTTTTTGCATCAACATCTTCAGCATGGTGGTACTCTGTTTATGCACCTGATAAAAGGAAAAAAGTAATTCAAAAAGTTAGAAATGCTTTCACGAAAAAAGGTGTTAGGGAGATCACAAGCGATATTGTTATTGCGAGCGGGCGTAAAGCATAAATGTTTTATAAATCCCCCTTTTTGTTAATTATAGTTAAACTACACTTAAGTAGTGTTAAGTATAGTATTCATCATGAAAATGACTGAATCTTTACAGTATTTTTGCGTCATTAATTAGAAAAAATAAAGATCACTATGATTAATGCAGCAAGGATTTCAACTATAATACTGGGTTTTGTATTGTTTTCAAATTTCGTCAGTGCACAGCAAAACCAGGGTCAGCCAAAATTGTCATTTTCGGCTTTCGATATAACACAAGACGGTAAAATATCCCAGTTTGAATTCGATACCGGGAAAAACAAGATTTTGGAAGATGCGCAGGGAAGCTCTGTAAAACTGGAAAATATTTCATTTGCCGATGTTGATGCCAATTCTGATAATGTAATTACTGAAGAGGAGTTTAAAAAGGTTTTTGAAGTAAAGAAGAAAACCGGCTCTAAAAAAGGTAAAGGCCGTGGAAAGGGTAATGGCAGGGGGAAAAGAAACAGGTATTGAGAATAATTAACTTTTAAGTTTGTTGTTTCTCTTTTTCAGATAACTCATTATAAATAACACTCCAACAATTACAAA is a genomic window of Bacteroidota bacterium containing:
- a CDS encoding class I SAM-dependent methyltransferase, which translates into the protein MEDKMPSVLWTGKLSFLSKLLVNFGNAIAWATGYTKNVDAMKKRTEKGYSGALTDDIANYDKLGLKHYSKISEALLYGKSFMGKTVLDVGCGTGVSAFIVLKHGAQKVVCGDISEYMLNKCENKAEELGYNNGQIEYIKLDSDSLPFENDSFDIVISSMLLGLVPNQEKVIKEMVRVLKPEGMINIATHGPGLYQEAIETALWTLPKLPALGYRLEYWPRDERYLEQVFRELKLDYISTRRITWKESFKSGLAAYDFFASTSSAWWYSVYAPDKRKKVIQKVRNAFTKKGVREITSDIVIASGRKA